GCAATCGCCATTCCGTCTTGGAGATTGAAGGCAGCATGGCCCGGGGTATGCCCTGGCGTCATGATCACCCTAGGACTCCCTGGCAGATCCAGCCTGTCGTGATTATGGAAGACCCCAGTCGGTTCCAGGGACACCTTTGTCAGGCCTCCAGCTTGTATCGCATCGTGCATCCAGACGGACACAAGTGGATCACCCTGGAGAGCAAGTACGTCATCAAGGGTTACCTGGGAAGCTACTACTCCCCGAAGAACATCTGCCTCTTGGTCGCTACAAAGAACAGGGATTCCGTACGTGCTCGACAGCAACTGGAGGGGGCCTACATGATCCACGTGAGCATGGGTGACCAAAATTGCAGTGCAATCGCTCCAAGACAGGTCCAGATGCGAAATGGATTTCTCGACATTGGCCAGATCTGCGGGGTATCCACAATCGATCAATGTGAAATCTCTGCCCTCCGTGGCGACAACCCAATTTGAACCCGGACCTTCAAAGTGATGGATTTGGTCAGCAACGGTTGTGGCTCGTTCAGCAGCTACCCAGTTTTCAAGACTCAAGGCAGCAGCTTCCCTGTTGATTCTTTAGCCACTGCTCGAACGAGGGCGCCACGATTTAGGCGAGCGGTTTCGGTATCCATGATGACTACTCCGTGAGATTGCAGCACTTCGAGGGCCTCCACAATCGACCCTTCCTTGAGCTGAGTTGCCTGTTCTATGTCCCTTGCAGATAGGGGCTTAGCTGATCTTCCGATCGTCCTCAGAACGATTGTGCAAGCCTCACTGAAGAGGGGCATTGCAGGATCACTTGGGAGGCAGTATTGGGTTTCACTCATGGATATCTCCGGGAGGTCTGTCATCGGAAACAGCCAACCGGGCATCCGCCAGGAGAGCATCAGTTCTGCAACTGCAGAAGCGAGATTAATTCCAGCGGTTGCATGAAAATAAGTCAAATTGGTCACTTTCAGGCTGTCAAACGTGGATGCCAGTGTTTCTCCGGTAGGTTTGTATCCCTTCTTGAAGCCCGCGCTCCCTAATTCCTCCCGCGAATCCGGGCAATCGTTCCGGTTCGTTTAGGCTTACGGAGCCTTGGAGATCCTGACCTGAATGCAAGTGATGAGGGATGGAACCTTAGAACATTCATCCGATTGGACAGTTTTTGCGTTCAAGTGCGTAGATATTTCATCCGATTGGACAGTATTACCTGCGCTCTCTCCAAAGTGCTCGAATTCGCGTACCAAAATCGGTGAATCGCACTCTTTATAGGTAGGGCATGAGGATTCTTCCGACCCATGACAGTTGGGCCCTAACGGCCGTAAAAGGATATTGAGAGGTGCCGGATGGAAAATGTGGAGTTGAGCGCAGCCGCTTGGATTCTGGTTGATGTCCTTGAGACGGGGGCGCTGGGCCTACTTTCTGTTGGTAGTTCCCATTTTCCGGGTTCATCAGTTAGGAAGAACCTGGACCAGAGAGCCAGATTGCTGCTCATGGAGAACCTGCGCACTGCAATCCAGCAAGGATCCTTGGTTGACAAGATTGAGGTCAATGAAGGGGCGACATGGCGAGTGCTCGTGGAGCCTATTAGGTCTCCAACCACGGGCCAAGTGGTGGCAGCGCATTGCATTTATGCTGCCCCGGATACAGCGTTGCCTCCTAAGCCAATCATCGGTTCCTTGGAATGGAAGATCGACCCAAAGACGGGTGCAATTGAATCCGAGTGGAATGCTGGGATGTACGAACTTTACGAACTCGTCCCTGACGCCGGACCTAGC
The genomic region above belongs to Arthrobacter alpinus and contains:
- a CDS encoding MBL fold metallo-hydrolase — protein: MSLENWVAAERATTVADQIHHFEGPGSNWVVATEGRDFTLIDCGYPADLANVEKSISHLDLSWSDCTAILVTHAHVDHVGPLQLLSSTYGIPVLCSDQEADVLRGVVASQVTLDDVLALQGDPLVSVWMHDAIQAGGLTKVSLEPTGVFHNHDRLDLPGSPRVIMTPGHTPGHAAFNLQDGMAIATGDAWVTGHAISSESGPQMLHEIFQGDNAAAGLAFKHLQDLEAAAWLPGHGAPKY